The proteins below are encoded in one region of Bdellovibrio bacteriovorus:
- a CDS encoding RlmE family RNA methyltransferase yields the protein MTYNPRDHYFKKAKQENFAARSVFKLEEIDKKYKIFKPGQTVLDLGASPGSWSQYASKMVGEKGKVLGVDLSPVTVKLKNAVFIQADLRDLNLEDIFKEHGFEPPFDLVMSDMAPKTTGIRMTDQARSMELCELALDVARRFLKKDGHFICKLFHSDDFTKLRDEIKKSFVKCEAVKPDSTRKISKEIFLVGISKK from the coding sequence ATGACTTACAATCCTCGCGATCACTATTTCAAAAAAGCCAAGCAAGAAAACTTCGCGGCACGTTCCGTATTTAAACTGGAAGAGATCGACAAGAAATACAAAATCTTTAAGCCCGGCCAAACCGTTTTGGATTTAGGTGCGTCGCCGGGCTCTTGGTCTCAATACGCTTCCAAGATGGTCGGCGAAAAAGGCAAAGTCTTGGGCGTGGATTTAAGCCCGGTCACGGTGAAACTTAAAAACGCCGTTTTTATTCAAGCTGACCTTCGCGATTTGAACCTGGAGGATATTTTTAAAGAGCATGGCTTCGAACCTCCGTTCGATTTAGTGATGTCGGATATGGCTCCCAAAACAACCGGCATTCGCATGACAGATCAGGCCCGCTCGATGGAGCTTTGCGAACTTGCGTTGGATGTGGCTCGACGTTTTCTTAAAAAAGACGGCCATTTTATTTGCAAACTCTTTCACAGTGATGACTTCACCAAACTTCGTGACGAAATAAAAAAATCTTTCGTGAAGTGTGAAGCGGTGAAACCGGACTCTACGCGAAAGATTTCTAAAGAGATCTTTCTTGTCGGTATCAGTAAAAAATGA
- a CDS encoding MarR family winged helix-turn-helix transcriptional regulator — protein MNNAPLSSYHSEVAEVMDCIRFIFKALRVASSQSEKDLGLSAAQIFVLKKLQAEPGLSINDLASRTTTHQSSVSVVVKKLEEQGFVSRTTSKEDSRRVVVSLTPAGEQKLREVPRTVQEEMIECLHKMGPEKTKQLASLMKEFVKAAGFVEGGYTPMIGEK, from the coding sequence ATGAACAATGCACCGCTGTCGTCGTATCATTCTGAAGTTGCTGAAGTCATGGATTGTATACGCTTTATTTTTAAAGCTTTAAGGGTCGCTTCTAGCCAATCAGAAAAAGATCTTGGACTAAGTGCTGCCCAAATTTTTGTTCTAAAAAAACTCCAAGCTGAACCTGGTCTTTCCATCAATGATCTTGCGTCTCGCACTACCACTCATCAAAGTTCTGTTTCTGTCGTAGTAAAAAAATTAGAAGAACAAGGTTTCGTGTCTCGTACAACCTCCAAAGAGGATTCTCGTCGTGTGGTGGTGTCATTGACTCCTGCGGGAGAGCAGAAACTGCGTGAGGTGCCTCGCACAGTTCAAGAAGAGATGATTGAATGTCTTCACAAAATGGGTCCTGAGAAAACAAAGCAACTAGCCTCTTTGATGAAGGAATTTGTCAAAGCTGCTGGTTTTGTCGAGGGCGGCTACACTCCCATGATTGGTGAAAAGTAA
- a CDS encoding VOC family protein, with protein MRINGVPQNLYSWYQQNLGLMQDSDGAFVIPSERLLANSEPVSFFPYDTSYFSPSNTRNLFNFQVDNLAALLTSMAENGVRIDDRIEETEHGLFAWVYDPEGNRIELWEPAHHKETLINLPEAE; from the coding sequence ATGAGAATCAATGGCGTCCCCCAAAACCTTTATTCTTGGTATCAACAAAACCTAGGCCTGATGCAGGACTCTGACGGAGCCTTCGTCATTCCGAGTGAGCGTCTTTTAGCGAACTCCGAGCCGGTCAGCTTTTTTCCTTACGACACCAGCTATTTCTCTCCTTCCAACACCCGCAACCTCTTTAATTTCCAGGTCGACAATCTGGCCGCTCTTCTGACCTCCATGGCAGAAAACGGCGTGCGCATTGATGATCGCATAGAAGAAACCGAGCATGGGCTTTTTGCCTGGGTCTATGACCCTGAAGGGAATAGGATTGAACTCTGGGAACCCGCTCATCACAAAGAGACTTTGATCAATTTGCCAGAAGCAGAGTGA
- a CDS encoding S8 family peptidase, translated as MMTTTLPKKLLVLLLFANLAVQAQADTTAPKDRDIVVAIIDTGVDINHPLIRDHLWVNPNDQKNTLDDDGNGYADDLHGWNFVSNNSDISDNHGHGTHVAGIILQKAKTQKVKFMILKYYDPLQSGDDNLLATVKAIRYATKMKADIINYSGGGDSRSPLEEAAIRDAQKQGIVFVAAAGNEGRDTDRVGYYPAGYRLSNIISVAAVDSRKRLLASSNYGSKSVDIAAPGKNVFSSLPGGRYGFMTGTSQATAWVSGLVASLLARSEKSLRPEDIKRYLEQSATKDRMLTKKIRTQSRISSLASLHSTP; from the coding sequence ATGATGACGACAACACTTCCAAAGAAACTTTTAGTGCTTCTTCTTTTTGCAAACCTCGCTGTTCAAGCGCAAGCAGACACGACTGCACCTAAGGATCGCGACATTGTCGTAGCGATCATTGATACTGGGGTCGACATAAATCATCCCCTTATTCGGGATCACTTGTGGGTGAATCCGAACGATCAGAAAAATACTTTAGATGATGATGGCAATGGATATGCCGATGACCTCCATGGATGGAACTTTGTTTCAAACAATAGTGATATCTCAGACAATCACGGGCACGGCACCCACGTCGCGGGAATTATCCTGCAAAAAGCGAAAACTCAAAAAGTGAAATTCATGATTCTGAAATACTACGACCCGCTTCAGTCAGGGGATGACAACTTGCTAGCGACGGTGAAAGCCATTCGGTATGCAACGAAAATGAAAGCGGACATTATTAACTATTCAGGTGGTGGCGACTCAAGAAGCCCGCTGGAAGAAGCTGCTATTCGTGACGCTCAAAAACAGGGAATCGTTTTTGTAGCGGCGGCCGGCAATGAAGGGCGCGACACCGACCGCGTCGGCTACTATCCAGCGGGCTACCGATTAAGCAACATTATTTCTGTTGCCGCCGTCGATTCTCGTAAGCGTCTTTTAGCGAGCAGTAACTATGGTTCCAAGTCTGTCGACATAGCGGCGCCAGGTAAGAACGTTTTTTCATCCCTCCCCGGCGGCCGCTATGGATTTATGACGGGGACTTCACAAGCAACAGCGTGGGTGAGCGGCCTGGTGGCTTCTTTACTGGCACGCTCAGAGAAATCTCTGCGCCCCGAAGATATAAAAAGGTATCTGGAGCAAAGTGCGACGAAGGACCGCATGCTGACTAAGAAAATTCGAACTCAATCCCGTATATCAAGCTTGGCGTCTTTGCACAGCACCCCTTAG
- a CDS encoding HD domain-containing protein has product MENHTPTVHDEKKWFQLFSNKARVLYPPTDPAHDYLHIMRVVNTAKNLCLHEKADWNVVLPAAFFHDYINVPKGDPRRPYASQLSAEAAIEYLKSVGYPEKYYEAIRHAIEAHSYSANIKATTLEAQIVQDADRLDSLGAIGIARCFATSTMMSRPFYAEEDPWAESRSLDDKSYGIDHFFQKLFKLVDHLNTPTAKKEGEHRIAFIKTYLEQIKREI; this is encoded by the coding sequence ATGGAAAACCACACCCCCACCGTTCACGACGAAAAAAAATGGTTTCAGCTCTTTAGCAATAAGGCGCGAGTCTTGTATCCTCCCACGGATCCTGCTCACGATTACCTTCATATCATGCGCGTGGTGAACACCGCGAAGAACTTATGCCTTCATGAAAAAGCGGACTGGAACGTGGTTTTACCAGCGGCTTTCTTTCATGACTATATCAATGTCCCTAAGGGCGATCCTCGCCGCCCCTATGCTTCACAGCTTTCCGCTGAAGCAGCCATCGAGTACTTGAAGTCCGTCGGATATCCAGAGAAGTATTATGAAGCCATTCGCCATGCCATTGAAGCCCACAGCTATAGCGCAAATATCAAGGCGACAACATTAGAAGCGCAGATTGTTCAGGATGCAGACAGACTGGACAGCTTAGGGGCCATTGGCATTGCTAGATGCTTTGCCACCTCGACGATGATGAGCAGACCCTTTTATGCAGAAGAAGATCCCTGGGCTGAATCCCGCAGTTTGGATGACAAAAGCTACGGCATTGATCACTTCTTCCAAAAGCTTTTTAAATTAGTCGATCACTTGAATACACCGACCGCCAAAAAAGAAGGCGAACATCGCATCGCCTTCATCAAAACTTACTTAGAACAAATTAAAAGAGAGATATAA
- a CDS encoding thermonuclease family protein, protein MRFHLRLIFCFAITSLPFTLQAQVCQHDDTTFRCVKVLKNYDGDTLTVNIPNVPALIGKNISVRVSGIDTPEVKTKNGCEKEAGKIARNLVASTLRNAKTVELHNVQRDKYFRILADVIVDGRSLKEILLKNNLAYTYDGGTKKHPDWCKVLRQPANH, encoded by the coding sequence ATGAGATTTCACCTTCGACTTATCTTCTGTTTTGCCATCACGTCCCTTCCCTTCACCCTCCAGGCTCAAGTGTGCCAACATGATGACACCACCTTTCGCTGTGTGAAGGTTTTAAAGAACTACGATGGTGATACCTTGACGGTGAATATTCCAAACGTGCCGGCATTGATCGGTAAAAACATTTCAGTTCGCGTTTCGGGAATCGATACGCCCGAGGTAAAAACAAAAAATGGCTGCGAAAAAGAGGCAGGTAAGATTGCCCGCAATTTGGTGGCTAGTACTTTAAGAAATGCCAAGACCGTTGAACTGCACAATGTCCAGCGCGATAAGTACTTTCGCATTCTGGCGGATGTCATAGTAGATGGTCGTTCCCTGAAAGAGATTCTGCTAAAGAACAACCTGGCCTACACTTATGACGGTGGAACGAAAAAACATCCCGATTGGTGCAAGGTTCTGCGTCAGCCGGCCAATCACTGA
- a CDS encoding RluA family pseudouridine synthase gives MIHIIFENENFVVCDKESGVLTTPSRFEEDDERLCLGTALQKKLDKQIFPIHRLDFEVSGLVMYAKNPEAHRKANAWFEQKQVQKTYRALTSKQGFEHIPANVPNSRECFQIRPGQRFEWKSRILRGKRRAFESPQGKPSLTIAIFLDETANAHLAWDLSPVTGRSHQLRFDLSRHGFPILGDSLYGSTVFFGENKIALRSYKIDFSSAKGASMLGLPRVIEVSSL, from the coding sequence ATGATTCACATTATTTTTGAGAACGAAAATTTCGTTGTCTGTGACAAAGAAAGCGGAGTGCTCACGACTCCCAGCCGCTTTGAAGAAGACGATGAACGTCTTTGCCTTGGAACGGCCCTGCAAAAAAAGTTAGACAAACAGATTTTTCCTATACACCGATTGGATTTTGAAGTTTCAGGTCTTGTTATGTACGCGAAAAATCCAGAGGCTCATCGCAAAGCCAACGCATGGTTTGAGCAAAAACAAGTGCAGAAAACATATCGTGCGCTTACAAGTAAGCAAGGGTTTGAACATATTCCTGCAAATGTTCCGAACAGCCGTGAGTGCTTTCAAATCCGACCGGGGCAGAGGTTTGAATGGAAATCACGTATACTTCGTGGCAAGCGTCGAGCTTTTGAGAGCCCTCAAGGGAAGCCAAGTTTGACAATCGCCATTTTTCTAGACGAGACCGCAAATGCCCACCTGGCTTGGGATTTAAGCCCGGTTACGGGGCGTTCCCATCAGCTTCGTTTTGATTTAAGTCGTCACGGATTCCCCATATTAGGGGATTCACTCTACGGTTCGACGGTTTTTTTTGGCGAAAATAAAATTGCACTTCGCTCATATAAAATCGATTTTTCGAGTGCAAAAGGCGCATCAATGCTCGGACTTCCTAGGGTCATCGAAGTGTCATCGTTGTGA